Proteins from a genomic interval of Medicago truncatula cultivar Jemalong A17 chromosome 3, MtrunA17r5.0-ANR, whole genome shotgun sequence:
- the LOC120579663 gene encoding putative disease resistance RPP13-like protein 1, with product MAELIAGAFLSSFFQVTLDRIASRDFKDLFNKKLINKLEITLNSINQLLDDAETKKYHNQNVKNWLDRLKHEVYEVDQLLDEFDTHVQRKSKVQHFISAFTNRFESRIKDLLDNLNTLAEQKDVLRLSERSYESAVSLQSSKRSPTASLVDESCIYGREGDKEEIINYLLTNKDNSKQVSTISIVGLGGMGKTTLAQLVYNDRRIQETFELKAWVYVSEYFDVIGLTKAILRKFGSAENSEDLDLLQRQLQEKLTGKNYLLVVDDVWKLNEESWETLLLPFNYGSSGSKIILTTRDKKVALIVKSTELVDLEQLKNKDCWSLFKRLAFHGRNVSEYPKLESMGKNIVDKCRGLPLAVKTMGNLLRKKFTQHEWEKILEADMWRLTDDESNINSALRLSYHNLPSNLKRCFAYCSIFPKGFKFDRDELIKLWMAEGLLKCCGRDKSEEELGIEFLDDLESISFFQQSLNYLGDKRLFMHDLVNDLAKSESHEVCLQIEVDSVQNISERTRHVCCYLDLKDGAGILNHISKIKGLRSLLVLPRGYGKECKITNNLQRDLFSKLKYLRMLSFRDCGELRELSGEIGNLKLLRYLNLAKTLIERLPDSICNLYKLETLILERCYNLTKLPSKFYKLVSLRHLNLEGCNIKKMPKKIGRLNHLQTLSDFVVGEQSGSDIKELGNLNHLQGELCISGMEHVIDPVDAAGANLKEKKHVEELNMEWSYKFNTNGRESDVFEALQPNSSLKRLIISHYKGNRFANWMRGCDLPNLVSIKLKHCALCSELPPLGQLPSLKEISISGCDKIRIIGKEFYGNNSTNVPFRSLEILHFDSMSEWEEWSRLEGFPLLKEISITSCPELKRALPQHLPSLQKLLINDCNKLEASIPKCDNMIELDIQNCDRILVNELPTSLKRLFLCDNQYTEFSVDQNLINILFLEKLRLDFRGCVNCPSLDLRCYNSLERLSIKGWHSSSLPLELHLFTKLYYLYLIDCPELESFPMGGLPSNLSGLGILNCPKLIGSREEWGLFQLNSLREFFVSDEFENMESFPEENLLPPTLAYLNLYNCSKLRIMNKKGFLHLKSLTRLHIINCPSLESLPEKEDLPNSLGMLDISNCGIIKEKYEKEGGERWHTISHIPNVWIDNIKQE from the exons ATGGCAGAGCTGATTGCTGGAGCATTTCTTTCGTCATTCTTTCAAGTCACTCTTGATAGGATTGCCTCAAGAGATTTCAAAGACCTCTTCAATAAAAAGTTGATTAACAAACTTGAAATCACACTGAATTCTATCAATCAATTGTTGGATGATGCAGAGACAAAGAAGTACCATAACCAAAATGTTAAGAATTGGCTCGATCGTCTTAAACACGAGGTGTATGAAGTAGATCAGTTGTTAGATGAGTTTGATACACATGTACAACGAAAGAGCAAGGTTCAACACTTCATTTCAGCTTTCACTAATCGATTTGAATCTAGGATCAAGGATTTGCTAGACAATCTAAACACTCTTGCAGAGCAAAAGGATGTGTTAAGATTGTCAGAAAGAAGTTATGAAAGTGCAGTTAGCCTGCAATCCTCAAAAAGATCTCCAACTGCATCTTTGGTGGATGAATCTTGCATATATGGTAGAGAAGGTGACAAAGAAGAAATAATCAACTATTTGCTGACAAACAAGGACAATAGCAAGCAAGTATCAACAATCAGCATAGTGGGTTTGGGTGGGATGGGGAAGACCACCCTTGCTCAACTTGTCTACAATGACCGCAGGATACAAGAGACGTTTGAACTTAAAGCTTGGGTCTATGTATCTGAGTATTTTGATGTTATTGGACTTACCAAAGCAATTCTTAGGAAATTTGGTTCTGCTGAAAATAGTGAAGATTTGGATCTACTCCAACGGCAACTACAAGAAAAATTAACAGGCAAGAACTATCTACTTGTTGTGGATGATGTCTGGAAACTGAATGAGGAAAGTTGGGAGACGTTACTACTTCCTTTTAACTATGGATCTTCTGGAAGTAAGATTATTCTGACAACACGCGACAAAAAAGTAGCACTAATTGTGAAATCAACTGAGTTAGTTGATCTGGAACAATTGAAGAACAAAGATTGTTGGAGTTTATTTAAGAGGCTTGCTTTTCACGGCAGGAATGTAAGTGAATACCCAAAACTTGAATCAATGGGCAAAAATATTGTAGATAAGTGTAGAGGGTTGCCTTTAGCTGTGAAAACAATGGGGAACCTCTTGCGTAAAAAATTCACTCAACATGAATGGGAAAAGATACTAGAGGCTGACATGTGGCGGTTAACTGATGATGAAAGTAACATTAACTCGGCATTAAGATTGAGTTACCATAACCTCCCTTCCAATCTGAAGCGCTGTTTTGCCTACTGCTCTATATTTCCCAAGGGTTTTAAGTTTGACAGGGATGAATTGATCAAGCTTTGGATGGCAGAAGGTTTGCTGAAATGTTGCGGAAGAGACAAAAGTGAAGAAGAGCTGGGTATTGAATTCTTGGATGATCTAGAGTCCATTTCATTTTTCCAACAATCACTAAATTATCTTGGGGATAAGAGATTATTCATGCATGATCTTGTCAATGATTTGGCAAAATCAGAGTCCCATGAGGTTTGCTTACAAATTGAGGTTGATAGTGTGCAAAATATATCTGAAAGAACACGACATGTTTGCTGCTATCTTGATTTGAAAGATGGTGCGGGAATATTGAATCACATTTCTAAGATCAAGGGATTACGCAGCTTGTTGGTATTACCACGAGGCTATGGTAAAGAATGCAAGATAACCAACAATTTGCAACGTGATCTATTTTCGAAACTAAAATATTTGCGGATGTTGTCATTCCGTGATTGTGGTGAACTCAGAGAGCTATCAGGTGAGATAGGAAATCTAAAGCTTTTGCGATATCTAAACCTGGCTAAAACATTAATTGAAAGGTTGCCTGACTCAATTTGTAATCTGTACAAATTAGAGACATTGATACTGGAACGCTGTTATAATTTGACTAAACTCCCTTCAAAATTTTACAAGCTTGTCAGTTTACGCCATCTTAATCTTGAAGGCTGTAATATAAAGAAGATGCCAAAGAAGATAGGGAGGCTAAACCATCTTCAAACGCTGAGTGATTTTGTTGTGGGAGAACAGAGTGGGTCTGATATTAAGGAGTTGGgtaatctcaatcatcttcaagGGGAACTTTGTATTTCAGGGATGGAACATGTCATCGATCCCGTGGATGCTGCAGGAGCAaatttgaaagagaagaaacatgTAGAAGAATTAAATATGGAGTGGAGTTACAAATTCAATACCAATGGAAGAGAATCAGATGTCTTTGAGGCTCTTCAACCAAATAGCAGCTTGAAGAGGCTTATCATCTCACACTACAAAGGTAATAGGTTTGCAAATTGGATGAGGGGTTGTGATTTACCCAACTTAGTTTCAATTAAACTAAAGCACTGTGCTTTATGTTCCGAGTTGCCACCACTTGGACAACTCCCTTCTCTCAAAGAGATTTCAATTTCAGGCTGTGATAAAATAAGGATCATAGGGAAAGAATTTTATGGCAATAATTCCACAAATGTTCCATTCAGATCCCTTGAAATTCTGCATTTTGATTCGATGTCGGAATGGGAGGAATGGTCACGTCTTGAAGGGTTTCCTTTGCTTAAAGAGATTTCTATAACAAGTTGTCCCGAATTGAAAAGGGCTCTGCCTCAACACCTTCCTTCTTTACAAAAATtgttgattaatgattgcaacaAGTTGGAGGCATCCATTCCCAAGTGTGATAATATGATAGAGTTAGATATACAGAACTGTGATAGAATTTTGGTAAATGAATTGCCGACAAGTTTGAAAAGGTTATTCCTTTGTGATAATCAATACACCGAGTTCTCCGTGGACCAAAATCTAATCAATATTCTCTTTCTTGAAAAGTTGAGGTTGGATTTCAGAGGCTGTGTAAACTGTCCCTCTTTGGATTTACGTTGCTATAATTCTCTTGAAAGACTTTCAATAAAAGGATGGCACTCCTCCTCCTTGCCTTTGGAACTACACTTGTTCACCAAACTTTATTATCTGTATTTAATTGATTGTCCAGAGCTGGAATCGTTTCCAATGGGTGGTTTGCCTTCCAACTTGAGCGGTCTTGGAATATTGAATTGCCCAAAACTGATTGGTTCGAGAGAGGAGTGGGGTTTGTTCCAACTCAATTCTCTGAGAGAATTCTTTGTTAGTGATGAATTTGAAAACATGGAGTCGTTCCCAGAGGAGAATCTGCTGCCACCAACTCTTGCGTATCTTAATTTGTATAATTGTTCAAAGCTAAGAATAATGAACAAAAAGGGTTTTCTCCACCTCAAATCTCTCACACGACTACACATTATCAACTGTCCTAGTCTTGAGAGCTTGCCAGAGAAGGAGGATCTACCCAACTCTCTTGGGATGTTGGATATTAGTAATTGTGGAATAATAAAGGAGAAGTATGAAAAGGAGGGAGGAGAGCGTTGGCATACAATTAGTCACATCCCGAAT GTGTGGATTGACAACATTAAGCAGGAATGA